Part of the Lolium rigidum isolate FL_2022 chromosome 6, APGP_CSIRO_Lrig_0.1, whole genome shotgun sequence genome, TGTGTTTTGACCATTATTTACCAACATGTGATTGTATATAGTTATGAAGAGTGGCATTATAAATCTTGTGTGCACATATTATTCTCATTATATTTTTTTATTGGTAACTGGTAATTATATACCAAATAAGTTTCTTTTATTTTGTAAATGAATTTCGGTTCAAGAACTAAATCTAAAATTGGCATATTTCTGAGGCAGGTGTTTACATCCTCTACCCGCGAATTGTTGATAGACATTTTGATTGGTATAATGCATTCACCCCCAATGGTAATGTTGGCctaattaatttttttattttaattaaATCATGTAATGTGGTATATCTATCACTCATAGAAAATGCTATATCATTATTTGTATGCAACCCCATCATGGCTCATTGGCTATTTTTTACTTAATTGTGACATTATTTCAGCACTATGTCTTTATTTTTACTTAATTATATCCAAGAATTTAGATCTGAATGGCCGCGAAGAAGGAGGCGGAGCTCCCTTACCAGCCAGACAACCTAGACGACGATGAAGCCGTCGGGTTGGGCATCACAATGTTGGAGTTGGAGGCCTTGGACAAGTGACAATGCATGGTCGTCCAGATGCGGGAGTTGACACTTGCGGCTGAAGGACCTGCCACCGCACCAGACATCACCATGGGCGGGGTGGCCCGCACCTACTACCGAGACAGCAccaagtgttgtgggtatactttatgggtatatcaacggcatggcctagatccggcaNNNNNNNNNNNNNNNNNNNNNNNNNNNNNNNNNNNNNNNNNNNNNNNNNNNNNNNNNNNNNNNNNNNNNNNNNNNNNNNNNNNNNNNNNNNNNNNNNNNNTGTGGGTCATCGGTAATCAACTACtgttgtttcctccggcgcttgctcgAAAGCCGGCCGAGGTTTGCCCGAGGAGCATCATAActtgagtactgccgaggaaatcgtcgcctattttgataattttggccgcggtcctcctctggtgacctatgccgtttgttgtgaacgacatcttctccatctgcccatctatttgctatctccattaatgcggatactgtctttggattggtcctccccaaatcctcaacaaaatctcctcgcttgattcctgcgacaaacgcatctattgctctctcgtcagatatattctctgccgagtttttaatgatattccatctttggatatattttctcattggttcatctggcttttgtcgacacgacctcaattcctctagcgatgcaggttttttgcatgtggaccggaagttcttgacgaatacgtcctcaaaactgtcccagctgtcgatagatcctggaggaagtttttttatccatgatcgcgcggctccactcaggtgtatctgaatactttgcatatctgttgctctggtccctcctgtgagcttcaccgtctctaggtaatcgactaaccaatcctctggatcttgcaagccgtctaatttcttgaaactatcgggcaacttgaatcccgaagggactcgagtttttcggactctccttgtaaagcatggtaaaccgcacatgtcctcgtcgtttagttctggggaatgccgatgttctcttctactttgtcgtgctctgtccacccttgcttgtgctgcttgtgtctcttgctccacttgtcccTTCGAGAGgctgctgcttgctgcttgccgcggagtcgtggactattttgccttgctcgttccttcgggaggtgttgatgcaaacgccgtccccatggctccgactcctgccattgccatgttgtacactgcctcccttggatctcccggaggtggcacggatgcaaggataaaggctcgtgtcgccatatacccggcttctggtgtcttggggatgatgttccctctcgtgtctatcgacataaaagacatgtcgaggttttgaaccaaatgctctctttctccttcaggtatgttttgcagcctcgATCTTGCTCTTTcccgagcttccctgtggctatctcccgaagttccggattgtcgacttaactctactcttcgcctgcttgatgcggaggctgcctcctttcttctgttcagagcagctgtttgtttttccaactcccttgcagttcgtgcaagtctatattgatatgcttgcaactcttctggcgtggctgttgtggccattggttctgagccgtccatagctcttgcggctctatcccatgctgcttgcgggagttgaactctatctcgaggatcaggtccgacatatttgctgcctagacctcgtcgtaaatcagagggatcgacgtatggatttctcaaatcgtcgaaagcctcagatgtttcctcctgatcacggcttggctctccgatggcataaatctgatggtattttatATTCGgatctgtgctatgtttggtgacaccatcataaagattggtgaagaccttccccactgtagtggatttgtcgatgaagtcgaagctgtcgacactgctcgagtcatcgcttatataggagtccgcggatgactcgaaggacatgtcgctgaagatcttggcgagcttttcgcttgccctggtgctgatgaagcgtggcgatgaagtctcttcttcgcctgactcgattgacgatgttgagttcgaaaaatcggaatcgaccgtcgacaatcccgacgaaatcggaatttcgagacgatacgctccctctttctcgacgcgaaagtggaatcttccgaacgtcatctccataggctcctccagatacgcatatgcatccaaacgggagggcgggtgagaaacaaaatcgacaggaccagttgcgatctgtttacctcgatccattgcgttgcttgcagttgatgaagtcgacgatcttgaacgtgccatcgagatcagatccttgatgcctctaatccccacggtcgacgccaattgacaagggattaacttatcaatgcctacgggttgtagactagggtttagttggaagtagagggcaagtagatctcgaaggtttcagccaaaaagtactcgacgattatgaaaactagggtttgagagacaatgattcgatgctttctttgtcccttgactcccccttatataggaggtggagccgagggattcgtattgtacaagttacagagtccgggagggtttccaactcatcccgtaagattacaaacatcatcttctaatacaactctaactttccttaatatcaacttgggcttccgattcttcttattcttcgagtcgtgggccttcagtaaaccccgggtactatcttcggcaggtccattggggatgcctatgtcaggtctACACAAGAAACAAAAGATCTTGACAAAAAGATGAGTTATATAGAGAGATATTTTTTCCTTTTGTACCTCAAAATACAACGCAATTTCTAGAGAAGCTTTGCAACAATATGCTTGCACAAAATAAAATTTTATGGGTTTTTGAAACTCAAAAGTACAAATTCCTAAATTATCAAATATACGAAGCATTGGAGCCCGGTTGATGCAATGTTGATGCAAATCCGTTCTCGCAAACCGTGCGGGGAGAGCTCGACGAGATGAACAAACAACAATGGTGATATCGTAGAAATGCCACATAGAATGCCAATGTAGGTTAACGACAGGTGGTGGAAATAGAAAGTTGAAAAAAGAGTTTGCCTTCTTAGTTAACTAAGAGTGTACCTTTGCCAAGTAAGTTCAGGGCGCAAATATGTGGTAAGTACAAAAATTAGGTTGAAAATCAGACTTTCATCTGGTTATATAAAAATTATGGCGAAATTAACATAAGACATCCCGCGCACTCGTTGTATTCAGTTCCTGCAGAGCATGCCTCCACTCCCCGAAACTGTAGCAAAAGAAAGGAATTTGCTAGTTGCTACGTGCTCAGCTGACTGAGAACGAGCCCACTTAAAAATAGCCACGCTCAAAGGAAAAGGCAGAAGAAAACGCGTACGGATTCCGTTGTATCGATCGATTGCGGCGAGCACGCACGGTCAGGGGGCTCAGGCAGCAATCAGTAGCAAGCCGTTGGTTGATCAGACCATCAGCGACTGACAGCTACCAGCACTGCCAGTAATCATCAGCCGTAAAGAGGCAAAGAGCGAGCGGAGGCCGTGAAAAGGAGAAAACAAACAGGCTCGATCGACGCGAGAGGACGCGGCCGGCCCGGCGCGGGTCTCCACGCCGGCGTCGGCCATCGTCGTCTCCGTGAGTCAAACGCAGACTCCCTCCGTCGCCGCTCGGGTCGGGGCAAAACTCAGCCGGTTTTGCTTGCCCGCCGCCGTGCGGTCTCGCAATCCGCACACTCCGCCTCGTAGTCGGTGGCGCTCCCTTCTGTCCACTCCTGCGTGTGCGTGGCGCGCAGATAAACTACGGCGTCGCGCGCGCGATTACCGTTGCTTCTGGCCTCCCTCCCTGCCCCTGACTCGTGGCGCCATGGAGCTCTGGCGATGCCGGGCCATGGAATTGTTTAAGGATGACCCATGGTCCCTCACGTGGCTCGGATTAGTATACTTGTCTGCAGCAGCTGCAAGCACAGAGCTGGGACTTGGAGGCACAGATGGACGGACAACGGACAAGACATGGATTGCAGCCTTCGCATCCACGCTAATGCTTCCAAAACTTATTttttactaccaccatcaacaccAACGGGAGCGAGGTACTCTACTCCTACTATTTATTTACCTTTTTTAGGGAGTGTAGTACTCGATCAACTCCAATGTCATTATGGTAAAGGTACTCTACTGCTATTCTACACCCGTGCTTCGAGACTTCACATGCGCAGCTTATTATCAAGGACAAAATTGTATACTGAGAGTTAAGCTAGGGTTTAGTAGCGGTTGGATCGCCCCAAGGTTCATGCAAGTCGTCTTCTACCTTGCACACCGAGCAGGAGGTGGCGGAGGAGTGTCCATCGAGCCGGAGCTGGTGATGGCGTGGCTGGCCGTGGCGGATATGGTGATGTCGAGGATGAATCTTAGGGTTTATGTTGCAAGTGCGGGGTGCCGGTGCTAGAGAAGAAGTGGCGAGTCCCAGTTACAGCCAAATCTTATACGACATGGGTTGTATAGGGCACATCGGTGGACCAACTTCCGTGGGCGACACCTGCCAATACAAATCTCAAAGCATACAAGGCCATAGACCATCCTAAATCACTTCGATGACCACCAGGAATTCAGAGCAAACAATGCCTCATGGGTCCAGCACAAATTCAGAAGAAACCCAGAGAAAAAAGATGGGGCAAGCACATGGGGCGGTGCGGTCTGCTGACAGTGCATTGAGCCGGGCTACCGATGAGGGTCGTGGGCATCAACGGAGAACAATGCAGATGGTCGCGTCGCCGAGGGCGAGCCGACGGGCGCGGAGGAGCATGATCTTCTGCGGCAAGGTAGAACAACAAGAATGACTCACTAGTGGTAGCACATCCCATAGAGGAGCCGCGGTGGCGGCGCATCGGGGAAAGGAGTCGGGAAGTGAAGTGGATTTGGCAAGCTGTCAATTTTTCTAGGTGCTTTAAGATTCGGGTATACACGAGGTGTCACCTGCGGGAGTTGGCCTACTAATCTGCCCCGTACGACCAAGTCATATAAGATTTTTCTCCACTTATTAGTTAGTCTTTTGGGACATTATCAAGTATTGAGTGAGAGTGAGACTAATCAAATCAATAAATAATTCGGTTTGTTAGCACGTACACCATATTTGTCTCCATTAATAATAAAAAAGAATTGTTGTTTCTAAATAGACCAAGAACTAGGCTAGTGCTTAGTAGACTCATGTAACGTTGGATTTGCATCATTATTTACGCACTTGATTTGCAAGTTGGGTGGCAATTGAGCTTTTTTTAGCTGCATGTGGGGTAGCAACTGAATTTTTTCAGTTACAATTGAGGTTGCAACTACGAAAAAGAACTCCAAACCATTAGATTTGCTTCGTGATCCATGCTTAATGGTGAATTTGCAACATCAATTGCAACTGAGATTCAATAACGTAATTCTACTAAGTTAGTTCTGAGTAGACTGAAAACAAGTCACACGAAATAAAAGAAATTGTTACATACGTATACTCCTTCTGTCGCATGAAACGGTTTCATCAACTGACATTATGGGCCCACTGAACCTGGTCGCCGGTCGGAGTGTCGCCGTGCCCCATATGTGCGGGCATCGTTGGTCAAACGCTCGAGCTTAAAAGAACTGGTTTGCAGCGCCAAACCGGCTGCCATTTCACCACCATCTAGAAAATTAGTCCAACCTCCCACATTAACACTCACTTAACCCAAGTCACTCGTCTCAAAGTCGCCTCCAAATTGCAAATCCCTACATTAGTCAACACTGCCACTAATCAGTCTCCACTACCACCAGTCCTTGTAGGAATACAACTAACACGACAGTCCTCCATACATACACAATGGAACCCTCCTCGGTCAGTTGACCTTCAGTAGGAAACAATCGGAGCCCAAGTTTTTTTCTCTCCAGTATATCCAGTCATTGTCACCTTAATTTCACTGACGAGCACCAGAACACTCTGAGCTTCTTCACTGCTAGCTCTTGCAGCGGCTACTCGATGCGATGGTCCTGGCGCGCGCGTACCACGATTATGAATGCCTGATGACTGCATCGCTGCGTCCTCCTTCCTTTGTGTCGCACTCCCACTTTAAACGCTATAGCCGCTGCTGACGACGTACCGTCTGCGTTCTGTTCTGCCGCTTATTGTTATAGCTACATATCGAGGCAGCGCTAGCCAGAGGCCGGAGCGCGGTTGCCcgagatggcggtggtggtgtcgggggccggcaccggcaccggcaggGCGATGAGGGCGGAGCAGCCGCGGCCGCACTGGCGGGAGCGGCAGGAGCAGCGGAGCCCCGACTTGGCCGTGCCGAGGCCGCCGCGCCCGCGGCCCGCCGGGCCGGCCAGGGTGGCCGTCGTGTACTACCTGGCCAGGAACGGCCACCTCGAGCACCCGCACTTCATGGAGGTCCCGCTGGCGTCTCCCGAGGGCCTCTACCTCCGTGGTAAGTTCATCATGGTTTGCTCATGGCCGCGTGTGCAATTCTTGTTTCGTTTCGTTTTGCCACTGAGCGAGCGCCCTGTGTGTACTTCTCTACGCAGATGTGATCGACCGGCTCGACGCGCTGCGGGGCAAGGGGATGGCGCGCATGTACTCCTGGGCGTCCAAGAGGTTAGTTCGGTGCTCTGTTTGTGTTCAGTTGATGACTAGTTCGTCGGCGATGTGCAAGAGGGCATTCCGGCAGTAACATTTGCTCTCTGCGTTGGTTGCAATGCAGGACTTACCGGAACGGGTTCGTGTGGcacgacctcaccgacgacgattACGTCCACCCGGTGGCCGGCCGGGAGTACGTGCTCAAGGGCACCGAGCTGCTGACCCCGCCGACGATGCAGCAGCTCCCGATGCTCGACGCGGCGGCCGCGGCATCGTCCTGCTCCTCCGGCTCCCATTCCCAGGAGACCGCCACGTCCTCGTCGTCCGGGTGGGAGCAGCGCGGCCACACGAAAGCCGCCGGCGCCAGCGAGTACAGGGTGTACAGGGCCGAGGACCGCGCCGCGGCAGCCGCGGACGCGGCGACGCAGACCGACGACggctgccgccgcggccgccagaggcgcgcgcaggaggagctgggcCGGGAGGAGACGTCGCCGCCGACGGCGTCCACGAGCCCCGACACGCTCGAGACGCTGATCAAGGCGGACGGCCGCGTCGTCGCCACCGTCGCGGGCGGCGGGGGCAGCAGGGCAAGGGCGTCGTCGGTGCTGATGCAGCTCATCTCGTGCGGGTCCGTGTCGGTCAAGGGCGGGCTGGCCACGCCCGTGATGCCGCGCGGGGTGCACCACTACCGCCCGCGCCCGCCGCGCGCGGCCGCCGTGACGCTGACGCCGACCCGCCGGCAGAAGGTGGTCGAGGACAAGGAGTACTTCAGCGGGAGCCTCGTGGAGACGCAGCGCtcggccgccgccgacgacgcgtgCCAGGACCTGgccgtgctccggcggtcgtcttcCTACAACGCCGACaggtaacaaaaaaaaaactcttcgTTTCCAAACATCAATGCACATGCAAGCATCGAAACCAAAACAGTAGCACCCGCTTAGTTTTCGTTAGCTAAGTATCATTCCAAGCTTTTTCGGCCATCTCTAATGGCGGCACAGTAGGAGTGCGTACGGATGGATTAAGCAGTCAGTAGTCAGTAGAGCACTGTTCCATTGATTCCTCCTACCGTAGCGGCCGCTAAACCTTTGCAAAAATTCCACCAGGGGTACTTGATTAGTGGTTACGTTCATAAAGAGGAATAGTTCTCGCGGAGCTGTCGACGGAGAATGTCAGGGACGGCCGGACGGGCCTTGAATTCTCGGTTGGCACGGGCCCGTACGTGATGCTGCACTGTACGCAAGCACCAAATCTTGGAGCTACTGTTGTTCAGCAAGCTTAATTAATtaaatttggatctgcacacttgtttcttcttagttcagagCCGTGAGCCCGTGACTCGTAGTGACTCGGATGTATGTGCAGTGACAGTCCGTGATGTGAAATGGCCAAAACGAGTTAAAACTAGGGCTAGTGAGGTCATCATGGAGTGAGTAAGTATAGGGTCAAAACTGATACTagtgtttatcatttttttttgtgatGTGGCTTGAAATCATGTACAGAACGCAGTTCCGCCAATGTGCACAGTTAATCATCTACTAGAGACCTAGAGTATGAGGCTGTAACAACAGTCTTTGTCAGCCATTAATCGAATAAACCTGTCCGTGGTTGCTGTTCAGTAAGCGCCTCCGTCAGGCATTGAACTCCGGCCGGCTTAAGCGGTGGTCCTGGACCGCTTTGCGTCGTACTCCAGGCCACGATCGCTTACAAAAGACGAGAAATCTCGCGTTAATTATGCTGCATCCCCTTCCATATATGTTGTGCTGTACGAGAATCAccatcatgatgatgatgatgagatcGATGCCGGCAGCGATGCGAAATGATGGGTGCTCACGACTTGCTGATACTCGATTGGTGAATGGCAGGGCGCTcaaggcggaggaggcggtggacCAGCACGACCGCTGCATCCCTCGCAGGCCCAAGAGCAAGAGAGATGGCTACCAGTACCAGGCCATCTCGGGCGGCGCCAAGAGGATCGGAGGCTGAGGAGCTTGGTCTGACCGCTTGTGATCATGATGATAATCACGGCGGGCCGACGAGTACTGGCTCCGTTGCTTTATCTTCGCGCAGAGTTCCCCGTGAATCAAGAAATTCGTAATACAGTATTCCAAATTGGTGTCATTAGTTTGATGTGTGCCATATGCTTGTGATTTTTCGAACTAAGCCTCTGTTTATATGCTCTGTTACTTGACTACCATTGGACTACTGTCTGTTATCAAGCCCCATCGCACATGCTAGACCAAgacaaacaaaaatgaaaaagatGTATAGTTTCATCATCTATGGCTCTTTTTCTAAAATGCGAATGCGTGTGTCCTTGCAGAACCATCGAGCTCTTCAAACAAAAAGGACACATTCAGGTTAATCCTGCATTTGATATGCCGCTAATTTTTCACTAGTCGTCTGTTTGTTCTCTCCAGAATTTATAAATATTTTATCAAACTAACGAAATATAATACTCCAATACTTGGCGAGATGGCCAAATCGCTATAGCATTTACCCATTGGTTACAGAATCTGGTCATGGTTCAAGCCACATCAGTTCATCAAATGGCCCGCCACTCCAGCACATGCCAGAGTTTCatgagacggaggaagtacatgcaCAGAGAAACTTCTGCGGCCTAGAAGTTCCATGGACACATTGCTGCATAAATATATATATCTTCCTCCAGTTGTCAGGGCGCCCAAATTATAATCAACCACTACAGAGCTCAAATAGCCTTCAATACCAAGTTCAACCTTGCCGATTTCTATAACCTATAACATTGTAGCACATACATGCAGCTAGCTAGTTGACGCGCTCGAACAAATATGTTTTTTTCTGATGGTCATGGCCACCTAAGTAACCCAAACCATCACTTGGTGGGTGCTTCAAGGACTGAGTGCAGGCGTAGCACTTGCTGAAGTCAAGCCCTTTCCTAGATTGAGGTGGAGTAGGGACAACCATATTATAGTAACCACCTGCAGAATGAACAACAAAATCTCAATAACATTGAGCGCTTGGATGTTTCATACATCTATACTGCGACAAACAGGTGAAAAAAACAAACTAAAATGAAATTGCAGGAAACAAGTGAATATTACCAGTATATTTCAGTTTCAAGCCAAGTAAACTTTTCCTACGCCCCGCATATTAAGTAGAGCAATGAAAGAAGAACATATATAACAAGGCGAAGACAGAtttcacaagcatattaacaaTCAATTAAAAGCCATAGACCTTTCTGAAGCAGAACATCAATCCGATCGAATGGTCGAAGCATAATGCACACTTCTAACAATCATTTCATCAATCCAATTAAAACTACATCTAATTTTCTACTCTCACTTTGTCGGTGTCACATTGATTAGTTTGATCTAATGTCCACACGTTCAACATGAAATTCTAAAAAGAAAGTGAGATATAAAGGGGGTCTGGTTTCACAGTTGCTACTCAAGTTGTCATCAGAGTGTCACCGTATCTTATCCTTACAATAAGAAAACGTAATCATAAATTATTGCAGATGTGTGGAACCATACAAGTAAGAAGTCTAAGCAAGCTTACCTTCACAGGCTGATTCCAGGGAAACACAACAGCGCACAACATAGATTTCGCCATCTCGTTTACCACAGTCCTCTATCTCGGCAAAAAATAGTTTCTTCTTGTCCTTGCGCTTCGCAATAAAATTAAGATGCACAAAATGCCCTCTATCCTCCCAGAAAGATCTAGAGAGTAACATCTTGCATAACTCAAACTTAACCTGAATTTTCACACAGAGGAAGGAATAAGGATAAAATAACAAATCATGCTATATTTTTAAATTAATATATAAATAAAATCGCCCATAAAAGTTGGTTTGGCTTTCACGAATAGGTTTAGCATGATGACAACCTGATCTAACATTGgcatgaagaaaataaaataaatataaatgCATAAGGTAATCAGATAAAAGGAAACACTcatattttgaacaagtttcccaaACTGAATTTGGCTTCATAACACCATCAGGTATGAAAACTAGAAGAATGAAAACGAACTTAAGCATGTGCGCTATGCGGGTGACTGGTAGTACCAGCTAGTGATCCTGAACTGATATCTCAACTAAGATTTCTAGTGGCATGGAGTAAGTCAAGCCCTCGACAGTGATTAAATTGAAACTTTGAAG contains:
- the LOC124666462 gene encoding protein SOSEKI 4-like, which gives rise to MAVVVSGAGTGTGRAMRAEQPRPHWRERQEQRSPDLAVPRPPRPRPAGPARVAVVYYLARNGHLEHPHFMEVPLASPEGLYLRDVIDRLDALRGKGMARMYSWASKRTYRNGFVWHDLTDDDYVHPVAGREYVLKGTELLTPPTMQQLPMLDAAAAASSCSSGSHSQETATSSSSGWEQRGHTKAAGASEYRVYRAEDRAAAAADAATQTDDGCRRGRQRRAQEELGREETSPPTASTSPDTLETLIKADGRVVATVAGGGGSRARASSVLMQLISCGSVSVKGGLATPVMPRGVHHYRPRPPRAAAVTLTPTRRQKVVEDKEYFSGSLVETQRSAAADDACQDLAVLRRSSSYNADRALKAEEAVDQHDRCIPRRPKSKRDGYQYQAISGGAKRIGG